GGGCAGCAGTCTGCTCAACAAGACCGGTTCCTGGCGTACCGATCGGCCGGTCTACCTTGACCGCCTGCCTCCCTGCAACAACGCCTGTCCGGCAGGCGAGAATATCCAAGCCTGGCTCTACCATGCGGAAGAGGGCCACTACGAAAAGGCCTGGCGGGAGATCATGCTCAACAATCCTTTTCCCGCCGTCATGGGACGGGTCTGTTACCACTCTTGCGAGGGCGCCTGTAACCGGGTCCATGTGGACGACGCGGTAGGGATCAACTCGGTGGAACGCTTTCTCGGCGACCAAGCCTTGCGCCAGGGCTGGAAGGTCGAACCGGGCCGGGACACCGGCAAGCGGGTGATGGTGGTCGGTGCCGGTCCGGCCGGACTCGCCTGCGCCTACCACCTGTGCCGCTTCGGTCACCAGGTTACCGTCTATGAGACCTCCCCCCAGGCTGGCGGCATGGTGCGCTACGGCATCCCCAAGTACCGCATGCCGCGGGAAAAGCTGAAGGCGGAGATTCAGCGTATCGAGGCGATGGGGGTGGAGATCGTGCTGAACACCCGCATCGACGACATCCAGGGCTTCAAGCAGGCCAATGGCTTCGATGCAGTATTCCTCGCCATTGGCGCGCAGCAGGCCAAACGGATCGAGATCCCCGCCGACGACAGCGTGCCGGTGCTCGACGCCGTCAGCCTGCTGCGTTCGGTCGAGGAGGAGGAGCATGTGGCGCTGCGTGGCCATGTAGCGGTCTATGGCGGCGGCAACACCGCCATCGACGTGGCCCGCACCGCCATCCGCATGGGGGCGACCCGGGTCACCCTGGTGGTCTTCGAGGCGCGTGAGAAGATGCCGGCCCATGAGATGGAGATCCGTGAGGCCCTGGAAGAGGGGGTGGAGATACTGCCCTTGCGGGCGATCCGTGAGATCCGGGACGGCAGCCTGCAGTTGGAACTGATGGTCGACGGCGAAGCGCAGTGGCCTCAACCGTCAGGTCAGTTCGAGCCGTTCGCTGCGGACGTGGTGATCCAGGCCCTAGGCCAGCGGGTCGAGACCGATCTGCTGACACCCCTGGAGGGGGTCAGGATCGAAGCAGACTCGGTACAGGTCGACCGGCAGATGATGACCGGCGCCGAAGGCATCTTCGCCGGCGGCGACATGGCGCCCTCCGCGCGCACGGTGACCACCGCCATCGGCCATGGCAAGCATGCCGCCCGCAGTATCGATGCCTGGCTCAAGGGGGAGACCTACATCAAACCCGATAAACACGAAATTGCCGACATCGCCAAGATGAACACCTGGTACTACTCAGACGCTCCCCGCACGGTACGGCCGATGCTCGACATCGTCCGGCGTCAGAGCGGATTCGCGGAGGTGGTGGGGGACCTGGATGAGGTCAATGCCGCCTACGAGGCACGCCGTTGCATGTCCTGCGGCAACTGCTTCGAGTGCGACAACTGCTATGGCGTCTGCCCCGACAACGCCATCACCAAGCTGGGACCGGGCAATCGATTCGAGTTCAAGTATGACTACTGCAAGGGATGTGGTATGTGCGCCGCGGAGTGCCCTTGCGGTGCAATCAAAATGGAACCCGAGAATATCTGATTCGTCATGTTGCCAGGGAAGGCTTTTTTCATAAAATGCCGCACAATCGTTTAGTCTGTATCTGAGAGGTCATGAATCACTATTGAAGCCTTCTCACGCTGGCGGGCAATCAGCGCCAATGGACGAAAGTCCGCTTCAAACGCACCCAATCGCATTAAAGTGTGTGACACGGGCACGCCCAGCACAGCAGGATATTCATGATTGAGCTCAGCGAACAGGCGCTGGCTGTCAAACCCGGCCAGAAACTCCAGGAAATCGATCGCCAATTGAGGGTGCGGTGAATGATGAGTGACTCCACCACCACTGATATTCACATGCACGCCAGATTCAGGCCAGACCCGGGACACCCGGTTTGCGACTTCCCGATCCCTCTCATTGTCGCTGTCCAACATCATGGCAAAATAGTAGCTGTTGACCACCGCCACATCGCATTCCCCCTTCGCTATCGCACGCACCTGATCACGATCCCCCCCCTGTGGCGGTCTGGCCAGATTGGAGATCACCCCGCTTAACCACTTTCTCACTCTCTTCTCGCCCCAACGCGCGACCAGGGCGGCGATCAATGACTGATTGTAGACGTGCTTCAATTCACGCATGCAGACCCGCCCCTTGAGCGCGGAAGATGATAGATCCGCATAATCCCGCAATTCAAACCGGGGGATACGACCGGGGACATACAGCAGCATCCGGGCGCGCAGGGAGAGTCCGTACCAAAAGCCCTGAGGGTCTCTGTATTTAGCCGGTATCAGGCTGCTGAGCAGCTGAGATTGCTTTGCCTGCAACAGACCCATCTCCCTTGCAGCTTCCAATACACCGATATCAGCCGTCAGCAGCAGATCTGCCGAAGACGCATCACCCTCCTCAGCCAGGCGTTGCAACAATTTATCGGACTTATCCTGAACATACCGGACCGCTACCCCTCTTGATGCCTGATAGGCCTGCAGGAGGGGCGCCATCAACGCCTGTTGACGGGAACCGTAGATAACCAATAATTCATCGGACGCTGAGATCGGTGTGACGAACAGCGTGACTATGAGGATTATGCAAAATCTGATCATGGCGTTTCCAGCTTTTTGCATTCGTCGTCGTAGTAGCGGTCCCGCCCATCCTCCTTCGCCCTGTAAAGCAACTCATCCGCCCGCTGCAGGAGATCTTCCAAGGTATCCTCTTTCCGATAGTGGGCGACACCGGCACTCGCTGTGATTTTAAGCTTTCGGATGGGACCACGAAAATGCAGACTTTTAAGCCGCTCAAGGATTCGGTGTACCAAGTGGGCCGCATCACACTCATTACATGCGTTGATGATCACCAGAAACTCTTCACCGCCATATCGGACCGGTATGTCACCCTGGCGCACCTCAGAAGCGATAGCCTTGCCTACCGCACGCAATACCTGATCACCCGCCCGATGACCGAACTCGTCGTTGACCTGCTTGAAGTGATCGATATCGATCATGGCCACCGAAATAGTATTCACCTGACCGCGATCGATCCGGCTGATCTGGGCATTGGCGGCATCCTCCATATAACGCCGGGTATAGAGACCGGTTAGAAAATCGTGGATAGCCGCTGCCTTCAAATCTTTCAGATAGCGATACCTCTGATTCATGTAAAGTGCCGTCAGAAAGAGCAGCGCGCTCAGCATGAGGCTGGCAGTCACGGAAAAGTAGACATGTTCATCCACTTCTTGGGTCGGCTTGAAAACATGCATCTCCCATCCACGGGAGGGCAATAGCGTGGCCTGTGTCAGATACTCCACCCCATCATCGTGTACCACCAGTTTTGAGACACCGTCCCAGTATCGCTCCCCACGCATCGGTAAAAGTGTGAAAAGAGAATCCGCATAGCGTTTGAACCGGCGTATCTTGTCTATTTTTGTGGCGGTTATCGGTCGCAGACTCTTCAGGCGCCATGTTGATTCACTGGTGAGAAAGATCACACCATCCCGGTCGGCCACCAACAGGCGTAGATCCAGGTCGGAGAAAAGCAGACCCAACTCGTCCAGAGTGACTTTGATCACCGCAACACCAATGATCTGATCCGATCCGGGATCGAGAACTGGGCGGGCGACATAGTACCCCAACACGCCGGAGGTCGTGCCAACCGCCACCTCGCGCCCCATCAGGCCTTTTGCAGCACGTTGGAAATAGTAGCGAAAGCCGTAATTTTTACCGACGAAGGTCTTCTCCACCTGCCAGTTGCTGGCGGCAAGGGTATTGCCGTCGAGATTCATCACATAGATCGCACTGGCACGCACCTCCTCGTTGAGTGTCTGGAGATAGGTATTCGCCGCACTGACGATCTTTTTATCCCGGGAATTTCTAAGCAGGGCGCCAACCTGTCGACTTGCGGCCACGGAACCGACAAGCCGGTCATAACCGGTCAGGTAATCCTCCAGCTTGCGCGTAAAGATCATTAGATCGTTTTCTGTCTCCTCGGCCAGTTCCGTCAATCCATGCTGGCGGGTGAAATGGGCGCTGGCCCAAAGCAAGAGCGGAGCAAGAATGCCAAATATCAGTAGGATGAACAGATAGTGATGTCGTTGTCTGAAGATCATTGTGTTATCTAGGGCCTGTTAACACTAATCCATTGCGCCCTGTTGCGTCTGAAAAAGCGCCGATCAAGGCGCACCCAAGGGCACTTCCTTCGGGGCGCAACCCGAAGGTCTGGGGCTGTTTTCGCCCCCAGCGGCGTTATCATTCGCTCATGTAGAATGACTACACCTCCCTCATTCTGCCTTGCTGGGCACGAAAACAGCCCCAGCAGGGCACATTGGATTAGTGTTAACAGGCCCTAGTTAGGTGATACGTATCTGGCGTACGTATTACTCTTAATCTTAGAGTGTGGATCATCTATTTCCCATACCGGATCTCAACTCAATTGGTATATTAGAGAACCACCCGTACAAGCCTGACATGAACAATGCCCACACTCCAACTGAGATGGGGCCTAATCATAGGCAATGCCACGCTGTAAAGAAGGTCCGGCTGAGCTGTTCGAATTCACAGCCGACTCATTCAGAGAGGGAATACAAATCTCGGCCTTAACCAATAGACCATCAGCGGCAATACTGTGAGGGCGATGAAGACATCCATGATCAGGGCCTCCGAAATATACAGACTCACCGACCAGAGGTTTGCCAGTTCAGTATTCATCAGTGGGATAAAACTGCTGAGCAGCACAACCATGGAGATAATGATCGCCGAACCGGTGGTGGCCTGTGCCTTGTGCAGGGCCGCCTTCCAGATGCCTCCATTGGCCTGATACTCTTCCCGCAATCGGGAAACCATGTAGACGCCATAATCGACACCCAGCCCCATGGCGATGCTCAAAGCCACCTGTACGTGAAACGCCAGATTTGCCGACCACTCGCCGATGGAGGACATATAGGCGCCAAGGCCGTACTGGGTCATCAGGGTAATGAAGCAGAGACCGATCAGGATAAACGCCACCACCCAAGACCTGAACATCAACAGGGTCATGATGAAGACTGTGATCGATGTCGCCACCGGGGCGTTCAGCCACTCTTTATAAGCGACATCGCGGGTCGCCTCGGTAACCCCGAGAAAACCACCGATCGCGGCCTTGCCCGGTATAGTGTCACCGGTGGTGATACTGCGTCCCTCTTCATTCGGTATCTGAATCGTCTCGTTACCCGCAATGCCGATTCGCAACAGATCCATTCCGGGATCGTCCTGATGGGCGTTGATGTAGCTCTGGATATCGATGACAGTACGGTGTGTCTCCACTGGATCCATGGTATTGACGAAACCGACAATCACACCCTCATCCCAGTTTCGCGTGTTGACAAAGCTATCCAGATCCCCGGCCCCCGCCCCGGTCACCAACATGCCGTTGTATAACTGTACCGTCTCATCCGGATCAGGCAGGTAACCCTGTCCACCTTTGGCGCGATAGGCGTATGGAAACTGCTGTATATGAGCCAGGGTGGGTATGGCATAAAGATTCATATGGCCCAGCGGAGGTTCCAGCGGCGGTGTATTGAGGATCATGTTCAGCGTTTTTACAAACTGAACATAGGAGATGGTGTACCCGATATTGGGATGGCCACGCAGCCAATCCTCAAATTTCGAAAGCGCCTCGAGCACGGTCGCATCATTAAACACCCCCTGAGGAGGATCTTCCTGCTCATCGTAACAGCGCTCCGGCCCGATGACCCGGCGACCCTCCCGGTCCCAGGCATCGAGTCCGCAAGTTGGCAGGGTTCCCGCTTCGGAACGCACCAGAAGGTTGGCAGTGATAACACCAGGCATCTGGCGGGATAGGGTCTGTAGATCCGCAATCGGCTTCACTTCACCGCCATCTCCCAGCAGCTCACCCAACAGGTAGTGATCCTTGAATGCCGCACGTGGATAGTGGATACCTTTTTCCACACCGGGCATGATGTCGAACTCGTCCTGAATACGGGCCACTTCCGGATCGCTTCTACCTGCCTCACCGGCCATGACTGCGGTAAAGCCGCGGCCTAATTCCGCATAGTGTGCTGAGAGTAACCAGACGGCGATCACCGCCACCACCGGCACCCATTTCCAGCGGCCTGTGATCAGGGCCGTCAGCCCTGACGCCAGGCGCAACTCCCAGCCTCGCTCATGTTCATGGCTATGGATGGTTGGGGGAAAGGTCAGCATCAGAAGAGGTATCAGTGTCGTGGTGGTCAGAATCAGCGTCGACATACCGAAGATGCCGAAATAGGCGTAGGCCTTATAAAAAGAGATATCGACAAATGAGATGGCGAAAAAGCCGTGCAGGTCGGTTCCGATAGAGAGTGCCGCGGGTACGATTGTCGAACGTATCGATCGATATGCCGCCTCCTCCTTGTCGCCGGTCTGTCCCAGCTCCTGCATGAAACGCCGTGTGATCTGCATCGAGTGGCCGACACCGATGGCCAGTAAAAGCATCGGCGTCAACGCCATCATGGTCGTCAGTTTGAATTGCGTGAAGCCCATCAGTCCGAGCGTCAGGATGATCGTCATACCGACGCCCAGCAGGGGCAGCACTGCACAGCTCCAATGGCGAAACTCATACCAGAGTATCAGCAGGATAATCAGCAGCGAGACAGCGAACAGCCATGCCTTGTCCCGTAGTTCCTGCACCATGGTCGCCAGAAAATAGGGTTCGCCGGATATGGTGAACTCCACCCGGTCGCCGTAGCGCGACTGGTAATCAGCCATCAGCGCCTTCATATCGGCAATCCAGCTGAGATGGTTCTGTTTCAGCTCATTGCTGAAATCGCCGATGATAAATGTCCCCATAGGCCGGCACTGCTGATGCAACCGGGCCATGGATGCGCTGCTGATCTGGCCATCCGCCCCCACCATGTCACACTTTTCACCGGATCTATCCTGGTAGTAGAGCAGCAGGGCCTGCAGCACCAGATGCTTCTCCAATCCCTGACGCAGATAGGCAATCTGGTTGTGCTGTTCAAACGGATTGTCAGAGAGGCCGTTGGCCGGCAGCAGGCGGCTGAAATCGAGACTTCCTCCTGGATCGATACCGATATTGCGCAACTTCGGTGAGGGCAGGCCGACAAAGTTACTGCTGTTGGCGTAGTCCAGCGCAGTCACGTCACGGTAAAACGCTTGGACCATGCGAATAAACCAGGGCTGATAGATATCGCCCTGCTTAATCTTCATGCCCCACACCATGAGATTGCCCATACCGTAGGTCATCTCGGTGTAGAGATTGGTCGCAATGTAAGGGTTGGAGAGGGGGAGTAGGGAATCCGGATCGTTGCGCAGGTTGACCTTGTCGATATAAAAGGCCGCCCAGATTGTAGTGGCGAAACAGAGCGTGATCACAGCCCAGCGGTACTTCAGCACAAAACGTGCATAGCGGTCCGCATAGTTGCCGTTAGCCATCTATCATGCAAAAGCCGCTAAGGCTTCCTGGTTTTGTTGTAATTCTGCAATGTCTTTTCGGACCAGAAACTATCGGGCAGATCCACATTGAGTGAGATGGTACTGCGGGGCACATAGACCAGACTGTCCTTACCGTCCCCATGGGTGATTGCATAAATATAGCGCGGATAGGCGATGCGGGGATCCGGTTGATCCAGGGACTGCCAATCGATATATACCGTCTTAACCTTCTCATCGCCTTTATAATAGACAGTTCGATAGAGGGCGAATGTCTCTTTATCGATATCACTGACATGGTAGTCATACCACCAATTGTGAAAATTGGTGGTGCTTTTCAGATGGTATACCGGTTTGCCTTTGTGCCCGCACTGGGGCGCGGGCAGGTCGCGTGTATAGCGGGTCTGCTCCCAGCGCTGCAGCTGCATGACGGCCAGACACTCCTGCATAACGCCTTCGCCAAGAAGTTCGTGGGTTTCATCCTCAGGGCGACGCAGCACCAGCTCACCATAGGTCAGATTGGTGCCGAACCAGACATCTTCATGGGAGGGCTCGTTGATACGCCTGATCTTGCGCAGTGCGGGCAACCACATCGATATCAGATTGCCCTTTTGAGGGTCCGTATAGCGTGTGAACAGCACCCCGGTGCCTTTGGTCTTGCCCGAGGTCAGGATCGCCATCTGCTGGCTCTCTATGGCAGGGTCTTGCGGAGCATTGTTGACATAGGTGTCGAAGGTCTGAACTCCAGGCACCCTGTTGCGGCTACGCATCGCCTGCGGCGCTCGATTGACGACCAACGCAACCTCCCTGCCACTGCGCTTGCTGAGCGCATTCTTTACCAGTCCGCCGTGCGCCGCGACATAGACCTGCTCGGCTATCTCATGGGCGTTCAAAGACGATGGCACCGGTCGGCCTGAATCGTCTGCCGGTGCAGTCGAGGCAAAGCAGACCATGCAAAAAAACGCAATTCTGATGGGCCTGATAAACATAGGCGTGACTCTGCCATGGATACCGATGTCAAACAAGGAAGTGAAATCCCTAATATTTTTGAAATTCAATGACAGTGAGACATCACTCCGGAGGGATTGAAGGATACTGAAATGTAGCCTCCCAAACCTTGTGCGAACCATGCTCGAACGGTTGTCGATTTTTCACCGGCCCCCACCTCAGGTACAATCGCCCCCTCATTAAATACTC
This sequence is a window from Candidatus Thiodiazotropha sp. LNASS1. Protein-coding genes within it:
- a CDS encoding NAD(P)-binding protein, with the translated sequence MKKPFAITLDVGSSLLNKTGSWRTDRPVYLDRLPPCNNACPAGENIQAWLYHAEEGHYEKAWREIMLNNPFPAVMGRVCYHSCEGACNRVHVDDAVGINSVERFLGDQALRQGWKVEPGRDTGKRVMVVGAGPAGLACAYHLCRFGHQVTVYETSPQAGGMVRYGIPKYRMPREKLKAEIQRIEAMGVEIVLNTRIDDIQGFKQANGFDAVFLAIGAQQAKRIEIPADDSVPVLDAVSLLRSVEEEEHVALRGHVAVYGGGNTAIDVARTAIRMGATRVTLVVFEAREKMPAHEMEIREALEEGVEILPLRAIREIRDGSLQLELMVDGEAQWPQPSGQFEPFAADVVIQALGQRVETDLLTPLEGVRIEADSVQVDRQMMTGAEGIFAGGDMAPSARTVTTAIGHGKHAARSIDAWLKGETYIKPDKHEIADIAKMNTWYYSDAPRTVRPMLDIVRRQSGFAEVVGDLDEVNAAYEARRCMSCGNCFECDNCYGVCPDNAITKLGPGNRFEFKYDYCKGCGMCAAECPCGAIKMEPENI
- a CDS encoding extracellular solute-binding protein, with the translated sequence MIRFCIILIVTLFVTPISASDELLVIYGSRQQALMAPLLQAYQASRGVAVRYVQDKSDKLLQRLAEEGDASSADLLLTADIGVLEAAREMGLLQAKQSQLLSSLIPAKYRDPQGFWYGLSLRARMLLYVPGRIPRFELRDYADLSSSALKGRVCMRELKHVYNQSLIAALVARWGEKRVRKWLSGVISNLARPPQGGDRDQVRAIAKGECDVAVVNSYYFAMMLDSDNERDREVANRVSRVWPESGVHVNISGGGVTHHSPHPQLAIDFLEFLAGFDSQRLFAELNHEYPAVLGVPVSHTLMRLGAFEADFRPLALIARQREKASIVIHDLSDTD
- a CDS encoding diguanylate cyclase; its protein translation is MIFRQRHHYLFILLIFGILAPLLLWASAHFTRQHGLTELAEETENDLMIFTRKLEDYLTGYDRLVGSVAASRQVGALLRNSRDKKIVSAANTYLQTLNEEVRASAIYVMNLDGNTLAASNWQVEKTFVGKNYGFRYYFQRAAKGLMGREVAVGTTSGVLGYYVARPVLDPGSDQIIGVAVIKVTLDELGLLFSDLDLRLLVADRDGVIFLTSESTWRLKSLRPITATKIDKIRRFKRYADSLFTLLPMRGERYWDGVSKLVVHDDGVEYLTQATLLPSRGWEMHVFKPTQEVDEHVYFSVTASLMLSALLFLTALYMNQRYRYLKDLKAAAIHDFLTGLYTRRYMEDAANAQISRIDRGQVNTISVAMIDIDHFKQVNDEFGHRAGDQVLRAVGKAIASEVRQGDIPVRYGGEEFLVIINACNECDAAHLVHRILERLKSLHFRGPIRKLKITASAGVAHYRKEDTLEDLLQRADELLYRAKEDGRDRYYDDECKKLETP
- a CDS encoding RND family transporter — protein: MANGNYADRYARFVLKYRWAVITLCFATTIWAAFYIDKVNLRNDPDSLLPLSNPYIATNLYTEMTYGMGNLMVWGMKIKQGDIYQPWFIRMVQAFYRDVTALDYANSSNFVGLPSPKLRNIGIDPGGSLDFSRLLPANGLSDNPFEQHNQIAYLRQGLEKHLVLQALLLYYQDRSGEKCDMVGADGQISSASMARLHQQCRPMGTFIIGDFSNELKQNHLSWIADMKALMADYQSRYGDRVEFTISGEPYFLATMVQELRDKAWLFAVSLLIILLILWYEFRHWSCAVLPLLGVGMTIILTLGLMGFTQFKLTTMMALTPMLLLAIGVGHSMQITRRFMQELGQTGDKEEAAYRSIRSTIVPAALSIGTDLHGFFAISFVDISFYKAYAYFGIFGMSTLILTTTTLIPLLMLTFPPTIHSHEHERGWELRLASGLTALITGRWKWVPVVAVIAVWLLSAHYAELGRGFTAVMAGEAGRSDPEVARIQDEFDIMPGVEKGIHYPRAAFKDHYLLGELLGDGGEVKPIADLQTLSRQMPGVITANLLVRSEAGTLPTCGLDAWDREGRRVIGPERCYDEQEDPPQGVFNDATVLEALSKFEDWLRGHPNIGYTISYVQFVKTLNMILNTPPLEPPLGHMNLYAIPTLAHIQQFPYAYRAKGGQGYLPDPDETVQLYNGMLVTGAGAGDLDSFVNTRNWDEGVIVGFVNTMDPVETHRTVIDIQSYINAHQDDPGMDLLRIGIAGNETIQIPNEEGRSITTGDTIPGKAAIGGFLGVTEATRDVAYKEWLNAPVATSITVFIMTLLMFRSWVVAFILIGLCFITLMTQYGLGAYMSSIGEWSANLAFHVQVALSIAMGLGVDYGVYMVSRLREEYQANGGIWKAALHKAQATTGSAIIISMVVLLSSFIPLMNTELANLWSVSLYISEALIMDVFIALTVLPLMVYWLRPRFVFPL
- a CDS encoding outer membrane lipoprotein-sorting protein, translating into MFDIGIHGRVTPMFIRPIRIAFFCMVCFASTAPADDSGRPVPSSLNAHEIAEQVYVAAHGGLVKNALSKRSGREVALVVNRAPQAMRSRNRVPGVQTFDTYVNNAPQDPAIESQQMAILTSGKTKGTGVLFTRYTDPQKGNLISMWLPALRKIRRINEPSHEDVWFGTNLTYGELVLRRPEDETHELLGEGVMQECLAVMQLQRWEQTRYTRDLPAPQCGHKGKPVYHLKSTTNFHNWWYDYHVSDIDKETFALYRTVYYKGDEKVKTVYIDWQSLDQPDPRIAYPRYIYAITHGDGKDSLVYVPRSTISLNVDLPDSFWSEKTLQNYNKTRKP